tcattcttgtttcaattcctGTCTCCCATTTTGCACCGAACAAAATACTGAGATTATCTCTTAGTTTCTATCTCTCAATCTCAGTCTTTTCGTCTCtatctctccaccaaacgctaccttcATTACGCCACTCATCCTAGAAGGCTCAACAAGCCCTACAAGGATACTGTTGGCTCTGACACATGTTTCGCGGCTCAACCAGCTTCTGGATACGTGTGCAGTTTTCATTGCATCACATGAAATATCTATAAATCTGTACACTATGTACCGTATAATTCACCCTCTTAAATATGTAACTTTTACGGTGTATAATTCCACTTTACCGCCTCGTGAAAATCACAAGGCTGGCTTTCCCGCCTAAACATCCACTCACCAGGGAATGAGAGTCCACAGAAACTCAATACTaccattttgatttttgaacttGGAAGCGTATGATGTCGTGCAAAGCGGAAGTAAAGGAGAAAATGAACTCTGCAGCAAAACCTAACAGGAGCAATGGCAATCATCTCCCGAAGAATGTGTACCACATCGGAGGCCTGCAGGTGGAGTTTCCGTACCAACCGTACGGGTCCCAGTTTGCATTCATGGGGAGAGTGATCTCCACCCTCGACCGGGCTCAGAGGGAAGGCCACTGCCACGCCTTGCTCGAGTCTCCAACTGGCACCGGCAAGTCCCTCTCCCTCCTCTGTTCCTCTCTCGCCTGGCAGCACCGTTACAAATCCCAACCCAAGCCCCCTCCGCCTTCCGAGCCACTTGCCGATCCTCTCGTCCACGGCGGCGGCTTTCTTCCCGAGGATGATGCCGTTTCTTCTCGTAACCATCTTAttctttcctttatttaatttatttcatttcatttggTTTTGGACTCTTGTTTTTCCTCAACAAGTTTCTCCTCAATTCAGCATCCGATAATCCGGAGCTCGCAGAACCCGAACCAGCCAAAAAAAATCAGAAGAAAAAGGCCGCTCCTACTATATATTATGCCTCGTATGTTTTGATACCTTTCAGCTCTCATTTGTGCGGATGATTTATctcaattaaattcaaaacagTTTCCAGTGAAAAAAATACGTGtttttatctaaattaaatatgtaGGAGGTGATCTACACTAATATTTTAGAACTAAGATATCTGTTTTACAATCAATAGATACATTGTTCCAGAGTTTTGCCCTTGCCCTTTTTTCTGAAAGCATTGGCATGGTTGCTTAACTACGGCATTTGTCTTTCTTAAGGAGAACTCACTCACAAATCTCTCAAGTCATTCGTGAACTGCGGAAAACTACATACAGGGTGCCGATGGCTGTATTGGTAGGTTTAACCCATTGCTTTGGTATAGTTATTAgttacattttctttttaatcttaACTCCTCATTTGGTTCCTTATAAACCGTGGGTTCTCATGAGTAATTACATTTTggcatttatttttcaatacttAAGGAAACTGATGCAAGATTTCATTTGGTGGCTTTTTGAAGAAAGACATTATCTTGCAATAGCTTTGCCTGAAGTACTTATTTTCCCTGCCatgaatttaaaatatgttgttTTCAACTTCTGTTTACTAAGTGATATCTTATTTTGTTGGTAAAACATTACTAATATATATGCTATGCTAAGTAATGTTAATGCAAGAACATATGTTACATTTAGCATCAAGATGGTAAAGTGACATGGATTTGGCTAAGTGTTTTTCCCTTTCTTCATTTGGCAGGCATCACGGAAACATTACTGCacgaataaaaatatacttggCAAAGAGAACATCAATGAAGAATGGTTGTTTTCAtccctaaaattttatttgtttgaattTATTTCTGACTTTCCTACTGACACACTTCATTAAATGCTTTCAGTAAACTACTTCTGAAAGACCAGGAGATAGGGTGTCCAGAATTCAAGTAAGTATATGCTTGTCCGCACTTTGcttcattctattttttaaacCTCTTGAAGTAACATATATAAGAAACGTACAATCTAAGCAGAAATGCACATAAAGTCAAAGGACATCCCTCTCTTCAGAAAGGAGGATGTAATGAGGTGCATGACATAGAAGATCTTATAAAAGTTGGACATTCAGTGAAAGGTTCAGCTTATTGTTCTACtcttatctatttatttattattaagctTCTGCTAAGCTTTTCAAATGCAAGCCTTAGTTGTCTCCACTGTCAGGTTGCTCCTATTATGCTGCACGTAATATGTCAGATGATGCGCAGCTGGTATTTTGTCCTTATAGCTACATCATTAATCCTGTCATTCGGGGAGCAATGGACTTAGATATTAAAGGAGCTATACTGATTCTTGATGAAGCTCAGTAAGCCATTTGTGATTTGCCTCATTGTCTATTTGTGGAGTTTGCAATACAGTTCCTGGAGTCCTATTAAACTGAGCTGTCTTTATTTTCCAGACTGTAATCACTATTATATGGATTCAAGATGTCTTTTTATGCCTTCATTTGTATGTTTGCGAATCTAGAGATGAaggttctatttttttttactgtcGTTGGTAGTAGTTTATGTTTTTTGTCTCTAAATATCTGGCATTCCATGTTTGCACTCTGCAGCAATATAGAGGACATCACTCGAGATGCTGGCAGCGCGGATATTCAAGAGGATGATTTTGATAGTATGTTGTGAATGTTACAGTNNNNNNNNNNNNNNNNNNNNNNNNNNNNNNNNNNNNNNNNNNNNNNNNNNNNNNNNNNNNNTATCCTAATAATGAGGCATCAATGCTAATTTATTGGTCATACTTTTGGCAGAACTGCAAATGGAGCTGCAGCAACTATGTTCTGTAAATGCTGCAATATACCAACCACTATATGAAATGGCACAGGTAATTTGGTTGGATGACCGATTTGGAATTTTTAAGTATATCCTTAGTAATGGTATAATCAAGTGCATTACCTTGTGTAGGGTCTTACTAGTTGGATAGAACGGAAGAAAAATAACCTAGACAAGCGTGATTTTCAGCACTATGTGTCATGGTGAGTTCAGGGTTTTCAAATCTATACGCTTCTGTTAATTATGATTCTTAATGCCTTTGTGcgttttatatattaattcttAAACTCTGTTAAGAGTCCTAAGCATTTTAGAATTGGGCGTGATGATGTAGACTAAGTGTAATAATGTTTGAGAAGCTATCAATGCAGCTTTTTTGAAAGCAGTGTGTTTGGTTTATTTGGTTGACAGAATTATAATCCAAGCAGAAATGTCTTAAGTTCTTTTGAAGATTTTCAGAAGCTAGTTTTTGGACAGATTTGATTACAATTAGAAGTGACAGTACATGGCATGCTTCTCCACCCAAACAATTTACCAGCCTACTCCCACAtgaacatataatttttttcatatccATTTCAGTTATTTACCAGATAAAAGTGGTTATCTTTTtctgaaaggtttgaacaaaaAGGACTGTTCTTAAATTACAATTTTGTTAGAGTATCCAAATATAACACATAATTGATTCTACAAATATGCGTTTAGGGTGGTGCGTTTCTCTTTGCTTTTCCGAAAAGTAGTTTTacaacttgatttttttttgtggggttattttattaaatttagacAAAGTATAAGCCcaattttaagtaaaaaatggtgattttatttcattttggtGTCAAAATAAGTTGAAACAAGTGCGCATTTAATCTCACACGAAGTTGGAAAATTAGATAGAATCAAATTAACAACCTAAGCTATTGCTGTTAGAAAACTTTATTTGTTGTATTCTTccaaatattttgatttttgctCCCTCTTAGATAGTGTTGCATGTTATATCATTTGTTGAGTTTAGTAGGATCACTtggttcccccctttttttgtCCCAGGTAATCTGTGTGGAAACTAGCTATGAATTCATTCGAATTCCTTTTGACATTTTACATTTACTATCTGAGAATTGAATGGCTGATTTAAGCTCCAAATACTTGTGGTTTGTCTGTTGCAAGGGAATTGATATTCTGCTTAGTGCCTGTACATCCTTTAGAACGTTCTCATAAAATGAAAGtcaacatgaaaattatatcTGTGATTTAACATATTCATTTGTATGAGTAGTTGGACTGGTGATAAGGCATTGAGAGaacttgaagaagcaaatatcTCAAAACAGTGCTTCCCAATCTTACTAGAATGTGCTACTAAGGTATCTCATTTGTATGCCAATGTATGTATTATTATTCTGTTGTGACACTTGTAATTTATTAACTTTATTGTTTGTTCAAGGCAATCAGAATTGCTACGGACTTGGAGACAGATAAGCCACATTTAAGTGGCATGTCAGTGATAACATTGGAAGGTATGGGATTGTGGCATTTGAAATATTTCTGGTAACATATTCAGTTACTGATCAAAGAATATTTGGTATTGTCAATGaccttttgttttgtttggtaATCAATCTTATTTCAGGTTTATTCTCATCACTAACTTATTTCTTCTCAAGAAACGGATCTCACATGTTGGATTACCAGCTTGCTCTGCAGCGATGTGTTAGAAAAGATGCTGGTAAGTAGTTGCACTCCAAGCAATCAATAATAAGTTGCAAAACTCCAAATCACAATGCTTTTATCCTCATGTAAGTGACTGGTAGATGGTTTGGGAATCTAttggtttataaataaattttctggggtatataatttaaaataaaatatagaatcCTAATTGAGAAATTGGAAACATTATATggaatttgaaaaagatctgTTTAtagtaaaccctaaacccttttAGCGTGTTATGACTAATGTAACCTTTTATTTTGATTGGGCAAACAATTAAGTGTTTAATTGACCAATTGCCCTATAAAAAGTTCCAATAGTGTGTATATTTTTGCCGTTTCTTTTGAAACATTAATGCTGTAATTGGTAAAGTGCATTGTTATGACTTATCACCATTCATTGGTTTATGTCAGTAAGAGCTTTTGGAAACTGGACACACACTTTCAGCTTGTGGTGCTTGAATCCAGCTGTTGTGTTTAGAGATGTTGCTGATCTTTCTTTATCGATTATCTTGACTTCTGGGTAAGCTGCTTTGACACACAAGGGCAGGTTTTATACTTTGTGCAAGGGCAACATAATGTTAATTTAAACAACATTGCACCTTTGCTAAAATGAGGTGGACTGTGCTATTTGTGttcttaatttattaatttatgcaaCACCCAAAATATGAGGGCTAAAGATTGCAAAGGTGTTGGTTCACTAATCACTATCTTCTTGATTTGGGTATTTTAGGACTCTATCGCCGATGAGTTCCTTTTCTTCTGAGCTTGGAGTTCAGTTTGAAACTAATCTTGAAGCCCCCCATGTAATTGACATTTGCACACAGGTCTCATCTGCTTCTATAATATATCCTTCAGGTTCATTAATCCTTTTAGTTCTGTAAGTGCAATTCAACAAGTTATAACATCTTGAATACAGGTGTGGCCTGCTGTAATCTCCACTGGTCCTGGTAATTATCCTTTGAATGCAAGTTATAAAACGGCAGATGGATATGCCTTTCAGGTATGCTTGATATACATATTTTCACTatttgtaattttcttgcttCTCTAGTTACACCTTTTGACTGTAAGTAATGGTTTAGGATGCAGTTGGAAGATCTTTAGAAGAAATCTTCAACATTGTTCCAGGTGGATGTCTTGTGTTCTTCCCAAGTTATAAATTGATGGAGAAATTATGCAACCGTTGGACTGAAACAGGTCAATGGTCTCGACTAAATGCAAAAAAGCCCCTTTATGTTGGTGAGCTATCTATCTTCTTCCAAGTGCTTTCAGAATATGTTTTAGATCTGTTAGTTTTTGttgattcattttatttttgtccACAACATTGAAGTTGAGATGATTTATATGTGAAGTTGATTTTCTTGTCTTTTGCCAattattttggttgcttgaaTAATCTGTATTTTGTTGTACTTGACATGCAGAACCACGAGCTGGAGGCCAAGATGATTTTGAGACTACCTTAAAAGGGTATTATGACTCGATTCATCATGGGAAAAAGCCTGGTGCGCGAAGGAAAAGAAGGATTAAAGAAGTTGATTCAAATCACTCCCATCCGGTTGATTCCCAAGAGGGTTTTGAGAAAGGAGGAGCTGCTTTACTTGGTGTTTGCCGTGGAAAGGTGCATTACAGTTTTACTCACCCAGTTATCGGTTATTTTGAATTGATATATTATCAGGCTAAAGTTATATAACGTCAATTATGTCCTTGTACTTTACAAGTATTATTGATATATCGGAATATGTAGGGCTTGTATGTGCATGTGCTTGCATATGAatctatttttcatttctttacCCTTTTCATGAATGTCACACATAATAAGGTTTTTAAATTACTGTTAGCTAACTTATTTGTAAAAGAAGGTATACTTTTTGATAAGAAATAGAACAGCGGAAATGAAAGGATAGAAAATTAATAGCGAAAAATAGAACTAACAGAGAAAGGAATTTtcgagtgtttttttttttttttgaatacaGGTTTATTAGAGGACTAGTAGGAaactatctttttattttccgCTGTGTTTTTCATTCTTCgtccttcttattttcttttcacttttgaatgcaccatttattttatgttGATTCAAGTCTTCAAGTTTTCAATAATGAAGGCATCAATTTTACTTTCTCATCACATGTAGATACTTATTTAAACGGGTAGCAGAGCATCTCTTCTTGTAGCAATGCTACCATCTTTCCCTTAAGCAGCTAGAACAAGCATGTTTTGCATTAGGCTCCTCAAACACGTCTTGAGTTGCTGTTTTCTTAGTCTCAACTCTCAAAGGTTACATGATTATTTAGAGTTGCACTTTGaagtatttattttacattattCTCTTTCGTTCTCATTTAAATTTGCTTTTtgatttaaaacttaaattgaTCGTGTGGCTGTTTACTTTTGATATGATTAAGGTTAGTTCAGGAAATGGATATTAGTAGAAGCTTGTGATATGGACTATGAATTTATAATTGATAGTCCCAATCAGTTGCCTCAtttgaaattttctttttattggaGTTAATGCCATTTCCTGTTACCTTTCACATATTTTTTTCTGCTAACAACCCCATTATATGATTATGTTTTTTTACTGATAATTTTATCTTGCTTGCAGGTTTCTGAAGGAATTGATTTCTCTGATGATAATGCCAGAGTAGTTGTATCCTTATCTATACTTGTAAACTTACTATACtttattctctttattttgGTCATCAGCgtgaaaataagatataaaatgTCTGTTCTTGACAATGTCAGATTATTGTTGGTATTCCATTTCCCAACATGTaagaatattttcttttctcttctatcCCCCCCTCCTCTCTCTTGAAGGAAGCAGCCTACTGGTTAATTTCTGATTGCCTAATTTATTGTCACTTCTTTGCAGAAATGATATTCAAGTTTctctaaagaaaaaatataatgatatgTACAAATCATCCAAAAATCTTCTCAGCGGAAGTGAGTGGTATTGTCACCAAGCATTCCGTGCTTTAAATCAAGCAGCAGGTAAATCATGGCTCTGGTTTTCCACATTGTAACCCAAGCCAAGTTaatcattctttatttttcttatactGATTATGTTTACCTTCTGTAGGCCGTTGTATACGACATAAGCTTGACTATGGGGCAATAATCCTTTTGGGTAATTATGCTGAATTGCTGATCATATTATATCTCTTCTACTGTCTATCTTGTTTCAGAATTTAAGAACTGATTTAGTGAAGTCTTTACCAAGTTATTTGTTTCTTGTTTATCCTTCTTTTACTCTGTGTTTACACTATGGCCCTTGATCTATACTGCCATGCCCATCTAAAAGTATAAGGTTTAGTTGTTGCTGTCGCCTTTTCCTATGTAACTGTTCTTCTGGTAATAGATGAACGTCTTCGTGAAGAAAGAAGTAGAGCATTCATTTCGAAGTGGCTAAGAAGAAACCTAAAGGTTTATGACAACTTCGAATTATCAATAGAAGGACTAAAATCATTCTTTGAGGATGCCAAGGTATAATGCTTGTGGCATAATATGAACTTATTATACCCTGCCCTGTTCGTATACTGGGCTTAGTGGAAAGAACTGTTAAATATACGGTGAACTTGCTGTAGGAATGGCATGCAATGAATACAGTGAATGTCAAACAGAATTTGAGCTTACATACTGATGGTGTCAATATCAAGAGTCAGAATAAGAGAttcacaagaaagaaaaatcagaaactTAACAAATCTTGCAATGGATTTGAGAAAGAAGGGTCAATTATTGAGGACCATGGCTCTTTTCCTGTACTAAGCTGTCAAGATCTTGTTGACAGTCAACCATCAGCTCAAGGGAATAGTAACAAATACAATTGTGAAGCCCATATAAACCCACAAATCTGTAATCCGACGGAGGAAAGgtactttttcagtttttctttGGGTGTTGCCACCTTTTATGCCATTAGTATGATTTGTTGCTAACTATTTAATAAGCCATATAATGAACATATCCAATTTGAGGAATTGTCAAATTGTGTTAAGTGGAATCTTTGTCCGGCCATAGCACCAATTTTGTTTACTTTGACCTCATTTGTTCAACTTCAAAAGATATGCGAGGGATATCAATTTTCTGTCAGCACAACTTCCGGTGCAGCCGTGCTGGCAACTATGCCTACTCTGTGATTGACTAGCCAATAACTACTGCTTTTTCATCATGTTAGTTGATCTTAGAGCATAttgtttatttcatgttctctGGAAATTGCTGATTTTGCCCTTATGGTTGAGCACCTTTCAATGTTATCAGTTTGGGTGTGCAAACTCAGGGTATACAATTTTATAATAGAAGATCAGTTTTGCCATATCTTCATCCCCTGATGCATGTGTATATAAGATTCATTTTTTTATCTGGTATAAAACTTGATAAAAAGGTCATTCCTTAACTCATCAAATACCATACTCGAAAGTTTAATGCAGCAGCAACTATGTTTACACCATTATACACTTCCAATGTCATTACTAGAAGTATATATTTCTTGCAGGTTCAATCGGGATTTATTTGTTGCATCCACGCTTGGAGAATGCTCCTCCATCAAGGAAATCCCTTGTATAGATGTTAACAGTGATCCAGGTAGCCCTGGTTTCTCTAAGGATGATAACTCTGTTTCCACCATAATTGAGGCCTCTGCTCAATTTTCAAATCACTTGTCAAGCGTATCATTGTGTTTACCTGATGGAAGTAAAAATTCCTCAGGGCTTCACTCTTCAATAACTGTTACTCCTGAAAAGAATATAGCTAGAAATAATATTCCTGAAACGGAATCACCTGTGAATACAAGTGTTAATTCTCACTACCAGAAAAGGAGGAAGACCATGCTCTCACCATTTATCACAGAGgtagaaaatttaaattatattacacCTTGTGCCAACACTCTTATGACATACACAAAAAGCTCGTTGGATGTTAGAGAGGAAGCTCATGGAATTGAACATGTTTGGGAGAGAAATTCGAAGTCAAATATTCCTGAGTTACCAACAAGTAGTCTACCTAGTTCATGTTCGTTAACTTTCCCTTTACGGGATAGAAGGTTACAACTTTTTTGTTTACTCTGCAAAAACCCATTGGGCCGACCTGAAAACAATCTGTATCTCACGTGTTCCTTGATTTCCTCATCAAAAGTCCACTTAAGAACCCTTTTGAAACAGAGAACGAAAGCTTATGCTACTGAGACATCAAATAGTATACCCGTTATTCTAACCGATTCTTCATTTGTTGATCAACGTATCCGCACTGGCAGTGCACTGGAACAGGGTATTTGGTGTGTGGAAGATGGGTGTGTCTTCAGCTCTGTTCTCTGCCCCTTCTGCAGTGACCGCAACAATTTACTAGGAGTTCAGATCATTGCAACTAATTCATCAAATATTCAGTTACTTGAAAAGGTGCCCTCTTATAACCCTTACAGGAACCCTTTTTACCCTTTCCTGCAATCCTAACTTGCTTACtattacttttcttttaaatGCATTTCTTCCCCAGATACTGTTTTACTATGATTCTTTAGAGGTGAAGAGCTATGAGGAATCAGCGTCTGGTGTTTCCAAGGATGTGGTAAGATTGAATCATGTGgccattttatctttttcataataTTCTTATTCTGAATGACAAAAGCAGATGGCCAAACAGTTTTCTATCATAATGCCAGAAACATTAGTTTATGGCTAGTTGAAAGATGTTGAACTTGAGCAGTTCATGACTGGAACAGAAAACAAACTTCTCAGAATACCGTCTTACTCGTATATGTTATTTCCACATTGATCAATTTGAGTCTAAGAAAGTTATTCTATGGTTTGCTGTTGCTACAGGATTTGAAGCCAGTTAATGTGAATGATCGAGGCATGAATGGAACTGCTGTCTTAAGTTCCATCGACAAGTATTCGTATGTTCCCCGGCCAAAGATTTCAGAAGTCAGTATTTAGGTTGCGTCGCAAGTATTTTTGTCAATAGCATTCATGTGTTAAGATTTGACTTTAATTGTGCAGCAGAAACTAAGGGGCTTGCCTTCTGAGGAAAACCAAAGTTGAAgctaataagaataaaagacaAATCCCGGTGCAGTATTTGGAAACGATGTTTTGATCAAATTACAGAAACAAGCAGAAATTCTGGAACATCATTTGAAGATCTGCCACCCCACCAATATTGGTGAGTCCAAGACGGTTAGATGTCAACCTTAATTGTTAACCCAAATCAACTGAATGCCCCGTATTACTTCGGAGCTAGCTTTTGTCTTGTTTCTTTCGGGGAACACCGATCAAATAGCTAGTCACGCAATCTTATCATTATTTCACAGTAGTGCTCTGCCTTCCTCTGCCGCTGGAACTGTCGTCTGTCTGTTACCATTCAAATTGATTCAAATCTAATTTATGTTTCATGCAACAGATTAGATGGTTACAAAATTTTTGGACTATTAAATGGtcctaataataaaatatagagaAATACTAGAGGAAtagtaaaatttattgtttttactcCGTAATGGAgtgttaatatttaaaagtgtgGGTTAAACGTATGTTGTTGGATTAATAGactaaaaaatttgagttgatagttaaaaatgataataaaaataaattttgttagtcctctaacatttttttaaatattttttaaaattttttaataattatcaaaataactcttctttaattttatttattaatttgtcttttatatatcatttaattttaaaatctactccctaattataattaattattttattatttgttatttattattcatacattttatttaataattctatcattaataatttagaattataaAGAAATAGAACATTCATCAATGATGCTTTTAATTCTAGCATATGTTCCATACAACGATTATGAGTTCAATGATTCGTTTTGTTTATCTTCTACtacttgtatttattttttcattattttttgttttattctattaaaaatactaaaaataagaaaaagtaaaaaaatataatattgcaGAATTagtaagaagaagaataatctatatttatttaagtaaataaaattGTAATACAGTATATAAATGTTCATTCAAGTTTAATATAAGAAGTAAagtttttaaaagaagaaataaaagcaacaaaaaaaaaagaaaatatagaattaaagatatttttatacttttataacaaaattttggtgttaaaaactaataaatgaATGTGTTATTGTTAAAAagttttaatgctattttttttaataaattttgcataatttaaaattcttcttttttcttttcatcttcttatttttttttttttttgttcttttatttcataattcttgttttattttcttaagaggaataaaatcagaaaaaaaattaaacaaaaaagaataaaactCAAACGCAGCAAAAGCAACcaatagaaggaggaggagacGCATGAAGAAACACGAAGAAGAACGATCTGATTTTATGCGCATTTTTTTAGTGGATTTTGTTGATTTTGGGCtaatttaattgttaaaaagaTTGAATATGTAGTGAAAttgtattatatattacatatctattaataaaaatatataactgtCGTtgtattatcattattattaataaattaatattttgttactcTATATATACTATTTACATACACTTCTATTCTTAtaatttcttctaattttcttcaatcttctttcaaattcataaaactattttttttttcaaaaaatagattcaaattaattcaactctttttcaattacttGCAAAGTTCTACGGATATTTTTCACAATACATATCATCAATTATatagtttaattatgttttttttatattaaataatgttgTAAATTAGTTTAAgctcaaattatatattgtNNNNNNNNNNNNNNNNNNNNNNNNNNNNNNNNNNNNNNNNNNNNNNNNNNNNNNNNNNNNNNNNNNNNNNNNNNNNNNNNNNNNNNNNNNNNNNNNNNNNNNNNNNNNNNNNNNNNNNNNNNNNNNNNNNNNNNNNNNNNNNNNNNNNNNNNNNNNNNNNNNNNNNNNNNNNNNNNNNNNNNNNNNNNNNNNNNNNNNNNNNNNNNNNNNNNNNNNNNNNNNNNNNNNNNNNNNNNNNNNNNNNNNNNNNNNNNNNNNNNNNNNNNNNNNNNNNNNNNNNNNNNNNNNNNNNNNNNNNNNNNNNNNNNNNNNNNNNNNNNNNNNNNNNNNNNNNNNNNNNNNNNNNNNNNNNNNNNNNNNNNNNNNNNNNNNNNNNNNNNNNNNNNNNNNNNNNNNNNNNNNNNNNNNNNNNNNNNNNNNNNNNNNNNNNNNNNNNNNNNNNNNNNNNNNNNNNNNNNNNNNNNNNNNNNNNNNNNNNNNNNNNNNNNNNNNNNNNNNNNNNNNNNNNNNNNNNNNNNNNNNNNNNNNNNNNNNNNNNNNNNNNNNNNNNNNNNNNNNNNNNNNNNNNNNNNNNNNNNNNNNNNNNNNNNNNNNNNNNNNNNNNNNNNNNNNNNNNNNNNNNNNNNNNNNNNNNNNNNNNNNNNNNNNNNNNNNNNNNNNNcgaggacataatgagggcaaaagttccgaggaacttcaaaagccctgatatggacctctatgatGGAACCACGGATCCGAAGCATCATCTAAGTAActttaaaagtcggatgtatctgGCCGATGCCTCCGACGCTACGAGATGCAAGgctttcccgaccactttatcgaaagcagcgatgaaatGGTTCGATAGCCTTCCCCCAAGATCCATCACTAGCTTcgaagacctctcaaggaagttcttgatgaggttctcaatccagaaggataaagtaaaacatgcaccgagcctcctaggaataaaacaggaggtcggagagcctctacgagcctatatggaaaggttcaataaagcatgtttggagattcaagacctgcccacagaggcagtca
This portion of the Arachis duranensis cultivar V14167 chromosome 6, aradu.V14167.gnm2.J7QH, whole genome shotgun sequence genome encodes:
- the LOC107493312 gene encoding uncharacterized protein LOC107493312 isoform X1 encodes the protein MMSCKAEVKEKMNSAAKPNRSNGNHLPKNVYHIGGLQVEFPYQPYGSQFAFMGRVISTLDRAQREGHCHALLESPTGTGKSLSLLCSSLAWQHRYKSQPKPPPPSEPLADPLVHGGGFLPEDDAVSSPSDNPELAEPEPAKKNQKKKAAPTIYYASRTHSQISQVIRELRKTTYRVPMAVLASRKHYCTNKNILGKENINEECKLLLKDQEIGCPEFKNAHKVKGHPSLQKGGCNEVHDIEDLIKVGHSVKGCSYYAARNMSDDAQLVFCPYSYIINPVIRGAMDLDIKGAILILDEAHNIEDITRDAGSADIQEDDFDKLQMELQQLCSVNAAIYQPLYEMAQGLTSWIERKKNNLDKRDFQHYVSCWTGDKALRELEEANISKQCFPILLECATKAIRIATDLETDKPHLSGMSVITLEGLFSSLTYFFSRNGSHMLDYQLALQRCVRKDAVRAFGNWTHTFSLWCLNPAVVFRDVADLSLSIILTSGTLSPMSSFSSELGVQFETNLEAPHVIDICTQVWPAVISTGPGNYPLNASYKTADGYAFQDAVGRSLEEIFNIVPGGCLVFFPSYKLMEKLCNRWTETGQWSRLNAKKPLYVEPRAGGQDDFETTLKGYYDSIHHGKKPGARRKRRIKEVDSNHSHPVDSQEGFEKGGAALLGVCRGKVSEGIDFSDDNARVVIIVGIPFPNINDIQVSLKKKYNDMYKSSKNLLSGSEWYCHQAFRALNQAAGRCIRHKLDYGAIILLDERLREERSRAFISKWLRRNLKVYDNFELSIEGLKSFFEDAKEWHAMNTVNVKQNLSLHTDGVNIKSQNKRFTRKKNQKLNKSCNGFEKEGSIIEDHGSFPVLSCQDLVDSQPSAQGNSNKYNCEAHINPQICNPTEERFNRDLFVASTLGECSSIKEIPCIDVNSDPGSPGFSKDDNSVSTIIEASAQFSNHLSSVSLCLPDGSKNSSGLHSSITVTPEKNIARNNIPETESPVNTSVNSHYQKRRKTMLSPFITEVENLNYITPCANTLMTYTKSSLDVREEAHGIEHVWERNSKSNIPELPTSSLPSSCSLTFPLRDRRLQLFCLLCKNPLGRPENNLYLTCSLISSSKVHLRTLLKQRTKAYATETSNSIPVILTDSSFVDQRIRTGSALEQGIWCVEDGCVFSSVLCPFCSDRNNLLGVQIIATNSSNIQLLEKILFYYDSLEVKSYEESASGVSKDVDLKPVNVNDRGMNGTAVLSSIDKYSYVPRPKISEQQKLRGLPSEENQS